Genomic DNA from Manihot esculenta cultivar AM560-2 chromosome 15, M.esculenta_v8, whole genome shotgun sequence:
GAAATTTGTGAAGTTGAAGCTGCAACGGAAagattattttatctttttttcaccaaatctcTCTTCACTTATCAGGTTTCTAAACCATAAAATCTTATTAGTTCATTTTCAGTGGAAAATGCAACTATGTCTGACACAATACCCTTTTAGTTTAATGCATCCTTAAAAACAGCATACAGAGCCTAGAAACCATAGAAACACTAAAATTCTGCAGATGGCAAAATCTGAATTGTTTCATGAGGGAATTCTTTCAACTATCAATTAATATGATAGAACTTGAAATCTAGATACAAAAAGATGACAAAACCAATCTTGCAGGGAGTTGGAAGTTGGAATCTTAAAACACTGAGTGGACTATCAGCAATTCAGAGTATGACCAAGAAGCAAATTAAGAACAGTATTTAAGTGGACCAGTGCATGAAAAGCAGTTGCAAAGATTAATTAATCCCTGCCACAAGTATTAATTCTCATGCACCAGAAGAGCTTCAGAAACCCTAATCTACCAAAGcatatttctttttccttttttttttaaaaaaaacattaaagaTATCATCCACAATAGTTGTTACCGACTTACTGTTATCAGCACAATGCACAACGCTGGTCTGTTGAGTATAAGATTCTCAATAGTTTGTGTAAAAGAATGACGAGAAAAAGAAATTCCAACAGTTTGAAACATCAATTCATGGACAAAGATTAACCTGTAACCAAATCTGCGATTGAACAGTATCTCGAGATCCAGTAGAAACAATTCCTCCAGCTACTGGAGTATTTGGAACCTTCCCATGAATTCCAGGGATAGCAGATGAAGCTGGAGGTCCCCAGTAGTCCATTCCAATATTTAAGTTGGTTGTGGGACCAGGTAGAGCTCCTGGGGCACCTGTAGCAGGTATCGGCACAACAGGCATACTCTGGTTCATGATTGTATGAGGCATACTCTGCCCTACATTCTGAGGACCATGCACAGAACCACCATTCTGAGATGCATCAGCTGTAATATAGATAATATAGAAATTCTTCATTAAAAAACACATAATTGCCAACATAATGACTAATGATATagcaaaattattataattgaacCTTCTGCAGAATCTTGCCTTCCCCCTGACTTCATTTGTGAGTCCTACAAAGGTCAAGGAAATCAGAATACTTGAAAATCCTATTACAACAAGGAAACAAATAAAGAAATTGTATTCTTCCAgcctccaaaaaaaaaaaaaaagaagacatTCTCCTATAAGTAAATGAACCACAAAATTCTATAGTACAAGCAAATATGTGATTTCAAAAAATGCCTACATCTGGAAAACCTTCAAGAGCTCATCCTATGGAGCAACAACACAGGCTTGAAAAATCACACGTCCTCTGCCCCAGTTTGTCTCTCTCAAGGGGAGAGTATAATTAATAAGAATAAAGAAAACAACTCAGAGGATAGGGTATCTCCTTAACTATTATAAGCAACAATCaagaaaacaaataattaatagataAGTGATGCGAAACCCATAATCGACTTAGACAAAGAACGAGGTAAAGATATCTTCCATAAGATTGCTCTACAACGTCTTTAATCAACCCTAttcaaccaatgtgattagaaacgaaGATAATCAAGTGATTCCAGCTAGAGAACGCCACAAGATATTCTTAATAAGTTAACTAAGACTTAAATGAGGAAATCCATattaaaaaatcacaaaattaaactttaataaGTTGCTAAACAATAGAGAGGAACTAAAGTTCTAagaataaattttcattatggAGAAAAATATCAAATCTTTACTTCTTAACTTCTTTTTCAGCcctaaatacaaaataaaagctatttataacaaaatatatCCTAATCTTAGTTGAAATacgaaatcaaaataaaacaaaataaatcctaattgaagaaaaatataaggtaattttatttaaataaggaAAACCATATCTAATTCTACTAATTTGACTCCTATTTTATATAGGATTATAAAAAATACCAAAAAAACACACTAAAATATCTCATTTATGAGTTTATTATTCTTAAAGTGAATTTATAATGGCTGAAATTAAATctacaaattttaaataaataagccCAGTCTTCCAAACGTGATATTCAGCATAAATAATTCGACTTCTCCTTAATTCCTCATGATTTCTTGTTTACTCATTTGAATACTCAAAGCATATCACAACGTTTTTACGCTACACTTTAAGTTGTTGAAAGTATTGCCCCCTTTATGCATGCATCAAGAAGGGCCCACCAAAAGATATTAGGCAGTATGAAAGACACTCCTTTAAAATCCCAAGGGATCTCTCATttgaataaaagaatttaagggaaataaaaaAGCCACATTGACAAATGTTTCAACAGTCTTATCTATAAAACAATGAAATAACCGGATCTCCCTATGGCCAGACAGTAGGACTTCCATCCAGTCCTAAACCTATCCATCACCCTATATTTAGCATGAGATATGAAAAATCCCTCACGTAATCTCGAACAGAGCCTGTTTGTTGTGGCTCTCCTAGCTTGTCATGAAAGGAGAAAGAGAAGTTGAAAAGCCTATTTTCAAATATACACGGAGAACAAAGATTTAATTAGAAATAAGACCTCTTTTTCCCCCTAACAGCTAATATTATCATTATCCCTTTAGGCTTTTTAATGCTCAGTAGTGCAATAGGTATCCACTGTCTTGGCAACAAATGAAGTCTTGCAAAGTTGCTAATAAACTTAAGACCTAATGGCAGCATTAAAAAAATGgtcttttaaaactaaaaatatttgtgtAGCCAATATAAAGATGTCTTTTCCAAGAAATTCTCGATGCAATGGAATCCTCTTCACATAACAATTTATTATCAAGGACCCATTTCTGAAAGATCCAGGATATGTCATTTTCATATGCccagaaatttcagttattcaTAAAATATGTTTCTAGACCATCTtgtacaaaattaatttttcagaaaGAGAATGCTTTTGACAACTTGAAGAATGGGAAAAACATGTTTCGTAATTAAACATAAGAACATAATCCAAGGAAACGTAATTGCTTACCAATGACCAGACCCATAAGGTAGATGAAATTAGACAAGCCACATCCAGgacaaataaaattcaaattaagtTGGGCATAGATTAATTTCACTCTTGTAATCTTGATATACTGACACAAACTAATGCTTAAATCTTTACACTATAACACTTCTAACCATGCCttcttatatatatactttCAGACTAGTTCACAGGAAGCCTCAGTTCCAAGTACATTTGGTGATGGTATCGTTTACCTTCCCTTTAGATAAGAAGAGATGTACTGACACATTAAGCCATTATATATTGCACTAGTTATGAAAATTTAACAGGAAAATAACAAGGCCAAAAACTACCAGAATGAAATTACTTGTGTAGTGTGATTTTCAGGCCAATCATTTGAAGGATAATAACTACAtgccttaaaatttatttgctagACAAAAAAGATACATACACATTACAGACTGACAATACTGAGAATATGTAACACATGATCATATATTCCTCAATCAGAAAATAAAATGACAggaaaaatgaaatgaaatcaACATGGACTCCAACCTGATTTCCATGTTCATAATTCATAAAGGTgctattagtgataatagtgcCTTGCAAGTGCTTGAGGACTATGAAACTACACTATTTCAATGAAATTTACAAAGGCATGCAGACAAGCAAAAATTTCTTCTGGCAAAATGAAGGAACTACTCTGAGTGATAAAGTGAATGAACCAGAAAATCCACATTTGAAGTGGCTGATGTAAATACAAGAGAGCtgaagtaaaaagaaaaataaaaattaataataataatgtcgGCTGCAGCACTTACGTTCTGTGAATTGGCATCACTTCCTTCACTTGTGCCTTCACTTGCACTCTCAGCACTACATATCAAGAGTAATTCCAACATCAATTGATGTACTCGATAATAACAATAAGTCAATGCAGCCAATAGACACAAGAAAAAGGGACCACCTAACCCCATTAACATTTCTAATAATCAGAAATTTCAGTATTcagaaaaataagaagaaaataaatacaaatctGTAAGCCTGAGCAATACAGGATTCTCCATTCCCTTGAACTATAAATACTACTTCTATATTATCTTCAAGAATAAGATCGTAGGATGAAAATATATTCTTCTAGTTTCTATAAACAACTTtcacaaattaatttaattaaaaacagCAAAAAATGTTTAATCTGGTCAGGAAGCTACAGATGGGCAACGAAAGGTCCTTGCTTCTATAAGTGAATTTTCCTTACATTACATCCGAAACAATATATTCTAGCTGGTTGCAAACTGGCAATCGACTCCTCCCCATGTTATATACAGTTTTATCCTAACATCGAATAAAAGGTGCATAAAAAGTAGCTTGGAAGTTGGAACAAACATAAATGCAATGGTACCAGTAAATAGGCATAAATCCACAAGCCACCAACAAATATTACAATAATTGAACACCACATGTTCCATTCATCCACATGTCTGACAAGGTCACCTTTTAGAATAAGCTCCATTAGCAGACGCTCCTGATGTTTTACCAATCTCATTATTCTTCCCTGTAATCATGTTTAAACTGCCCAAACTCCCTTTGGACCTTTTAATTGGCAATTTTTCCTTCACATCAGATGGCTTCCCATCTGCTTCTGTGCTACCCGGTGTATATCCCTATGACAAACTTAGTATGAGTTCATTTCTATGTAAGCATAAGGTCGAATACATCCTATAGGCAAAATAATTTTGGCACAGGAAACTCACAGATGCCTCATTGATACCATTCGGCGAAGGCATTGCAAAAGGACTAAAAGGATAAGATCcctatataaataaaaaggttCACTTTTAGATGAATCCAAAAAATGAAAACGAAAAAATGTAAAGAGTTAAGCAAATAATACCGGAGGAATGGATGGATGAGCATATAAACCACCATGGGGATACATGGCAACATATGGATGTGGTGGGGTACCATAAGGAGGCATAATAtgctgttattaaaaaaaatttcattagaACTGCACCAATTTCAAATAAGGTAAAATTACATAAGCTgagcaggaaaaaaaaaaagaaacctaATGCAAATGAGAAGATTTTAAGCATAATTGCAGAATGTTAGGTAAGATCAgcataaaaattatcaaaaccaTCAAAAAGTTAGATGAGACAAATACTCTTGCAATTCAAAAACAACTTACTAAATTTGTTGGCTGAAGACATGTAGTACGTTAGCTAACTGATTGATTTCAATTAATGGCCATGTTATTTCAAGCCTATGAATATGTAGATCAAAACAATGGAAAAGCTAACAATTGAGTAAATGTGCATTAAACAATCAATGTGGAGTTGCACAAGCCTAGAAACAGCCCCGTCTGAATTAGGCAGTATGCTCCAATATCAATGAAATTCCACAAacttactttaaaataatatcatgAAAAAAGATGGTTTATATTTTGAAGCAAAACTAATATAAAAGCATACAATATATTAACTCGCAACAAGTTATAAAAGGACTATCTCAATGATCTTATTTCTAAACTTGCATCgtcttaataaaaaattgaaaacaaaaaaTGTTCACCTATATCAGGCAAAATATCATGCTCAAGGTCAATACATAAAAACACAAACAAATTAGTTGAGCTCCACTCTAATGAGAGGCAACTGCCAAAACTCTAGGTAACTCATTCCATCTCCAGAATAAGATAGTTAAGGGATTCATTACTTCAATCTCTCTACTAACTGCTCACTGCCTCCTTtcttgaggaaaaaaaaaatcaatctttAACATAAATCATCACAACCAAATGTAGCCAGTTTATGCTGTCATGTGCATTTGTGTCAATAATAACTGATTCATAAACCTTAAATATAAAAAGGAATCTACGAGTACCTGAACCCCCCACATATATGGGTGAGCTTGGGGACTTGATGCCAAGAACCCATGTGGAGGTATAGGAGAATATGCCTGTTGAAGAAACAACAAATTTGATAATCCCAATACTAAAAGATCAAAAATGTTCCTTTTCTCtcagtttttttttccttaattaGAAAACAAATTTGTCTAGTGTACCTGAAATCCCGTCCATTCAGGATTTACAGTGCCAGCGCTGGTGGTTGAAGTCTGCTCCTGAAGAACACAGGACTAAACTGGTTCACTTTGGGCAGGTAAAAGTGTTTAATCTAAAACAAGGAATAATGACTTCAATAAACACAAAAGTAGACCTGCGCAGTGGTACCAGACAGGGCCTTTGCCTCTTTCTCCTTTGCTGGTTTATCCATGTCACTGCTGCCCATAGTTATACAACCTTTCAATAATTCGTCAAACCATCCTACAGTACAACCACCATTATCACAATAGGGACTTCTTACCCGATATGCACAAGTAATCTACGCAAACTAGACCCCGCATAGAACTTGCTAAGACAAACAATCGTTAATACCAAAATTTGCAGCAAACATTTGCAACCCATGAAAAAGAAGAATCTAATAAATTCAATAGTTCCCGAGAAAACAAGCAAAACTGCATAAGCGCTTATGCATAGACAATAGTACTATTTGCTGAGTACAATAATTCGACAACTTCAAATTAATAACTCAAGATACCAACTATAGATTTCATAAAGGAAGTTACGGTCATGCATctagaaaaaaaagttttacCTGCAGACTTGAAAGCATATCACTTAATCGAAAACAAACAAAATAAAAGCTCAATTCGATTAATGAAATATAACCCTAAATgtataacaattaaaattagcaTGCAAATGAACAACTAAAACTCACAAATTCAACCaaattcaatattaaaaaaaaaaaaaacaattctaTTACCAGTTGCTAAAACCTTAAAAGACCAAAGTCGAATATTGATCCACTGAATGAGTATGAAATCTAAGAAATTGATAAACCAAAAAGGCAACGGAATACAGAGGCCAATTAAGAAAAGCTTAGGCGGCAATAATGGAGGAAAAGAATAATTTGAGCAGttacaaaggaaaaaaaaatcaaaataaaaaataaggtaAGAATTTGGGAGTGATCAGAAATTAGGGTTTGTTGGGATTACGGGTGAGTTATTGGTGTAGACGTTGGAGGTTCACGGTTCACATTCTTGGGTCGTCATACGGTAGTCGCTGATGCAGAGGAAAGAAAATCCTTTCCGCTGGGCGAGTGTTTTCCACACTTATGATGATCGCGTGGTGGCCATTTGTCAGGAATTACAGTGATTGGGGTGGGTTGAAATTTCCTTCTTTCGGTCTAAGATAATAGTTTATTAATGGAAAGAGAATGGAAGGCCCAATACGATGCAAAGGGTCCAAAGAGAGACATGTAGCAATTAAGCCCAAACCATGGTCAAAAAATATGGGCACCAAAGAAATTCTAACAACCTGAACTAGATCCGATCCGATCCGATCCGAGTTAAAACTGAACCAGCCGAAGGAAAATGAGCCATTGATCAAAGTTGCAACTAGCTGGAGAGACGCACTGTTTTGTTCTCAAAGTAGTGAGGCCATGGAT
This window encodes:
- the LOC110601836 gene encoding bZIP transcription factor 16 isoform X3 produces the protein MDKPAKEKEAKALSGTTAQEQTSTTSAGTVNPEWTGFQAYSPIPPHGFLASSPQAHPYMWGVQHIMPPYGTPPHPYVAMYPHGGLYAHPSIPPGSYPFSPFAMPSPNGINEASGYTPGSTEADGKPSDVKEKLPIKRSKGSLGSLNMITGKNNEIGKTSGASANGAYSKSAESASEGTSEGSDANSQNDSQMKSGGRQDSAEADASQNGGSVHGPQNVGQSMPHTIMNQSMPVVPIPATGAPGALPGPTTNLNIGMDYWGPPASSAIPGIHGKVPNTPVAGGIVSTGSRDTVQSQIWLQDERELKRQRRKQSNRESARRSRLRKQAECDELAQRAEALKEENANLRSEVNRIKSDYEQLLAENASLKEKLGEFTGHEDFRTVRNDQHLNNDAQKTGQAEVAQSGH
- the LOC110601836 gene encoding bZIP transcription factor 16 isoform X2, with product MGSSDMDKPAKEKEAKALSGTTAQEQTSTTSAGTVNPEWTGFQAYSPIPPHGFLASSPQAHPYMWGVQHIMPPYGTPPHPYVAMYPHGGLYAHPSIPPGSYPFSPFAMPSPNGINEASGYTPGSTEADGKPSDVKEKLPIKRSKGSLGSLNMITGKNNEIGKTSGASANGAYSKSAESASEGTSEGSDANSQNDSQMKSGGRQDSAEADASQNGGSVHGPQNVGQSMPHTIMNQSMPVVPIPATGAPGALPGPTTNLNIGMDYWGPPASSAIPGIHGKVPNTPVAGGIVSTGSRDTVQSQIWLQDERELKRQRRKQSNRESARRSRLRKQAECDELAQRAEALKEENANLRSEVNRIKSDYEQLLAENASLKEKLGEFTGHEDFRTVRNDQHLNNDAQKTGQAEVAQSGH
- the LOC110601836 gene encoding bZIP transcription factor 16 isoform X1, with the translated sequence MGCKCLLQILVLTIVCLSKFYAGSSLRRLLVHIGSDMDKPAKEKEAKALSGTTAQEQTSTTSAGTVNPEWTGFQAYSPIPPHGFLASSPQAHPYMWGVQHIMPPYGTPPHPYVAMYPHGGLYAHPSIPPGSYPFSPFAMPSPNGINEASGYTPGSTEADGKPSDVKEKLPIKRSKGSLGSLNMITGKNNEIGKTSGASANGAYSKSAESASEGTSEGSDANSQNDSQMKSGGRQDSAEADASQNGGSVHGPQNVGQSMPHTIMNQSMPVVPIPATGAPGALPGPTTNLNIGMDYWGPPASSAIPGIHGKVPNTPVAGGIVSTGSRDTVQSQIWLQDERELKRQRRKQSNRESARRSRLRKQAECDELAQRAEALKEENANLRSEVNRIKSDYEQLLAENASLKEKLGEFTGHEDFRTVRNDQHLNNDAQKTGQAEVAQSGH